The DNA window GCATCAATAATTCGGAAACTTTATGGGATGCGGTTTCACCGTAATTTCTGGTAACTTCCACGTGCACATCATCCGGAATGAGATTTTTCTTTAATTCATCCACTTTGGTAAGAATATGCTCAGAAATTTTCATGGCATCCGCACCTTTTACTTTGGAAACCGAAACGGTAACGGCCGGATATTCCGACTTAAATTTTTTACCGTTCTCCACTGCATTTCCATATCCGAAACTTACATAATTGGAGGGATCGGAAGCACCATCTCTGATCGCAGCCACCTGTTTCAGGTACACCGGCATATTCTGTGAGGTCCCAATCACGAGGTTTTCCACATCTTCAGCAGAGTTCAGGAATTGCCCTGTTGTTAAAAGATATTCCGAATCCCCTGAATCAAATTTCCCGGATTGGGAACTTCCATTGTTGGCCTGGATCATCTGCATCACAGAAAGTGCGTCAACATTCAGTTCTGCCATTTTATCCTTATCCAGGATCACCTGTAGCTGGCGGTTTCTGCCCCCGATGGTTCTGGTAAGAGAAACGTCTTTTATTTTTTTTATTTCAGAAGACAATTCTTCTCCGATCTGGCGAAGCTGAAAATCATTGTAATGGGAATTATCACTCCATAAGGTCAGTCCGAGCATCGGAACATCGTCAATAGAACGTGTTTTTACCATTGGTTCCATCACCCCTTCCGGAAAGATGTTTTTGTTCTTCATCAGCTCATCATAAAGCTTTACGTAGGAACGTTCCGTATCTTCTCCCACATAAAACTGAACAATGATCATCGCCTGCCCGTTCATGGCCATCGAATGGATATGTTCTACCCCTTTGATATTGGAAATGATTTTTTCCAAAGGCTTTACTACGCGGCTTTCAACCTCTTTCGGGCTGGCTCCGGGGTAACCGACCATGACATCCGCCATCGGGATGATGATCTGTGGTTCTTCTTCTCTTGGTATTAATGTCGAACTGTATACCCCGATAATCATCAAAGCTATCATTAACAAAATGGTTAATTTTGAATTGATGAAAAATTCGGCGATACGTCCTGCGAATCCTTTTTCCATAATTTTTTTTTAATGCAGCAATGAATCAACCGAGCAGTGTAATAATGGTTTCATTGGTAAATTGGTAAATTGCTACATTGATATATTGTTACACTATTTTACCTGCACTTTTGCGCCGTTATACAATTTTCCTGTGGAAGACACGATGTATGATTCTTCAGGACTTAAACCTGACAACACCTCAACCTGCTCCCCGATTGTTTTACCTGTCTTGAGCCACCTCAGAACTGCCGTGTTTTGTGAGCTGACCACATAAACGCCTGTAAGCTGACCGTTTTTGACCAACGCAGCTCTTGGAATCATCATACTTTCCTCAAAACTGTGACTGATCTTTCCTGATGTTTTAACCGGAAACTGCACATTCACAAACATTCCCGGAAGCAGGCCGGAAGCATTGTGAATAGTAATTTTCACCCGATATTGCCCGCCTGTACCGGCCGCTGATTTACTGATTTCCGATACTGATCCTGAAACAGTCCTGTTCATTGATTTTAAAGTAACGTCTACAGGCATTCCGTTGGAAATCGTGGTGATATCCTGCTCGGAAACCAGAACCTGCGCCTGCAACAATGATGGTGATTCTATGGTCAGCAGGGGCATCCCCGGGCTGGCCATATCGCCCTGCTCTGCGAATTTTGCCGTAATGGTTCCGGAAATAGGTGCCGTAATGTTGGCATAACGGTATTGCGCACTGACCTCATTTTTCATCTGTTGTGCCGCCTGCAATCCAGCCTGTGCCATTTCATAACGGGCTCTCATATCATCCAGTTCTTTCTGGGAAGCACTTTGGGATCTGTACAGATTCTGGAATCGTTCGTAATCTTTCCTGGCAATATTGTAGCTGGCCTGAGCCTGGGAAATCTGTGCACCGGCCTGTCCGCCTTTCGCCTGGATATCCGTTGCATTGATGCTTACCAGAAGCTGCCCGGCTGTAACGTTCTGTCCGACTTCGGCTTTCATGGAAGTAATGTAGCCCATCATCCGGGTGGAAACATTGACGGAATTTTTAGCTACCAGTTTTCCGCTTGCAGTGAATGATGAGCCTTCGCCACCCATACTTGTCCGGCTTACCGTAACCGAAACGGGCGCATCATTATTGTGTGCAGATTTTTTCTCTTTTGAACAGCTTCCCAACAGGAGCGCACTGAGAATAAAGGTTGAATAAAGGTATGTTTTCATTATTAAATTTTTATTTACTGATATCCACAGGTTCACCTGAGTTTATTGTTGTTAAATCTTTTGGGTTTTTGTTTTGAACATTCATTTTATTTTAAGTCTGAAGATTTTATTGGCTGAATAAGATCATTAGCCCCGATGGGAACGGCATCCTTTTTTGGTATTGCGATTGCCTGATGGTTCAGGGATTGCTTCACTGTGTCCGCAATGACAAAAAAGATACAGTGGACAGCGGGAAAAAGCTCCTTATCATTATTTAGTTAAAAACTTCTCATATTCCCCGGCCACGTTATACTCAAAAACGGCCTGCTGATATTCCAGTTCTTTTTGGGACATCAGGGTCTCTGCGGAAAGGAGGTGGGCGGATTTTTCAAGTCCCTGGTCATAACGGTTTTTCCGGATCCTGTAGGCTTCTTTGCTTTGTTCCCACGCCTGTTTCGTGAAATTGATCTTCGATGCCGCATCTTCAATCTGGCGGCCGGCTTTGTTCAGTTCCAGCTGGCCTTTTTTGATATACTGTTCGATTTCCGTCTGCGCCCGGGAACGTTCAGCTTTGTATTTTTCCTGTTCACTTCGTGACTTCAGCCCATCAAAAACATTCCACGAAAGCTGGATTCCGGCCAGGTAACCGTTGGCATTGAACCGGGCGATCTTATGATCATACATCTCAAAGCTTCCAAACGCGTTGAGCCTGGGAAGAAATTTTGCCTTTGATGATTTGATCAGCCAATCGTAGGCTTCCAGAGATTTTTGGTAGGCCTGCAAATCTTTTCGGTTCTGATTAAGCTTCATTCCGGAATCAGTGATATATTCTGTATATTCCAATGCTTCCGCAGGTTTCAGGATTCTGTTTCCCGGATCTTCGTCCAAAAGGAAGTACAAATAATCGGAAGCGTTTCTGATATTGGATTTTGCGGTCTGGATCTGGCTATCAATTTCGCTGATGCGGACGTCCATATACAGCACTTCTGATTTCTGGATCATCCCGTTTCTGTAATAATTATCAATGACCTTTTTGTTGGCGATGGTTGTTTGCCTAGCATCTTCCAGCGTTTCCAGCATTTTGTAAGCCAGCTGAAGCATCATATACGATTTCCTGAGCTCAAACTGGACATATTCTTTTGTTCTTTCCGTTTTGATGTTCAACACCTCTGCTTTTACCTGTCCCGCTTTTTTCAGGTATACGGCATCCATATTGATGATCGGCTGCCGCACCTCTATTTTTGTTGCAAAATTGGATATGCTTTCCGGGCTGTTCAGATGATCGGGATCGAAATCCGTCATCGTGATCCTTTCCTGGTTGAGCTTGGTCCCGAAGGCGTACAACGGATTATTGGTATTGGAAAAGGTATATGATGCGTTCACATCAGGAAGATACACAGACCTGGTCCCGAGAAGCTCGGCCCGGGCCAGCTCTGCTTCTTTCCTTGCCATTTTCACCTGAAGGTTATGGTCTGTCGCCTTAGTTTCCAGGTCCGCTCTGGCAATAGAAACAATCTCCTGCGAAAAGATTTCCGTATATGCCGTGAATACTAAAACAAGTAGGGCTATTTTTCTCATTTCTCTAATTTTAAGACAAAATTACACGCATGGAATCTCCTGCACAGTAACCAACATCACACAAGCATATTTTTCCCGGACGAACATAAAAAAACCGCTCATGAAGAGCGGTCAACACTAAGAACAAGGAATACTACATTAGTTGTATCTGCGGAACCGTCATAATTTTTGATTTCTCGGAATCGGATATCAGACCATTGGCTTCGGACTTCTGAAGAACCCTTTCTGCCTTTTCCCGTTCGGATTTATTTTTAATCGTAACAACGGGTTCCTGAATCACATCAGTCATCAGGAATTTGCCTTCCAGCTTTCCCTGAGATGTACATTATAAGACCGAAAATTGCAACTTTGAGTTTCCGCTATCGCCAGAAATATGGTCATCGGGCAGCTGCCTGCCGCTGCGGTGAAAAGATGTTCCGGAGACCACAGGCCATCTATCCCTTCAGGAAATTCCGGGCAGTTCAGGAAAGGACATTTCACCTTTACGGTCATTTCCCATCGTGTATCTACGTTATGATCATGAGCATCCAACGGGTGTCACATCTTGTTGTTTAAACTTGTCCAACCGCCACCGTTATAGACATTCTTATACCCGTTGTTCTGCAGAATACTTTTAGCAGAAGCGCTTCTTATCCCCGATGCACAACAGGTAATAACAGGTTTGTTTTTATCCTTCAGCTTTGAAAGGTTACCCTGAAGCTGGTCGACAGGGATATTGACAGAGTTTTTAATATGTCCTCCGTCATATTCGCTTTTGCTTCTTACATCCAGGATTACCGCACCTTCTTTTAAAAGTGCTGCATAGTCGGTTTTATCCATTCCGAACAGGTTTTTTATTGCATCTAACATTTTATTGATTTTTACATTAATGATGCAAATGTAAGGCGCAGAGAAAAGCCGGTCAGTGATGAAGGTTACAATAGGCTGATTTTATTTCGGGAAAGTTTTATTTTGCCTTCGCTCTCTATAAGCTTGAGAACACGGCTCACCGCTTCCCGGGTAATTCCGAGCTCATCGGCCAGCTGCTGATGGGTAACATGAAGTTCCTTCGATTTGTAGAGCTTAGATTTCTGATTCAATAAGTTGAGAATTCGTGTATCCACTTTCTGGAAAGCAATTGAATTCACCATCATCACCAGATCTTCAAACCTTTTGTGGTACAGCTCAAAAACAAAAACCGACCATTCCGGGTATTTCGTAAGCCATTCTTTGGCTTTAACCAGGGAAAGCATAAGGATTTCTGCATCTTCCTCTACCACAGCCTTAATTTTAGAGGTGCCCTGTGTTAATCCTGAAAGGATGGATGAGATACAGCTTTCCCCGGGAATGAGATAGTACAGAAGGATTTCCCTTCCGTCCTCTTCTGTCCGCACTACTTTTACACTCCCCGACATGACCAGGGGAATATAATTCACATAGGAATCAATATCCAGAATTACAGTACCGGCAGGGAACAATTTTAAATCCCGGCTCTCTGCAATTTCTTTCTTTAATTCCGGATCTAATATTTCATGAATATTCATTCTCAAATATAAAAATAATACATGTAGATTCTTCTCTTTTACCGTTCATGGCTTACCACTTTCAAGGATTAAAAAAAAACATCAAGTTTAATCCCATATAAATTCAGAAACGTTATATCATCACATTAACCAACTTTTCAACAGTAAACACCAAATTATGGCTGCTAAAGCATGGTTGCCACGCTCCTGCATAATCCACTATAATTCCAGTGAACAGACGTTTTTCCACCCGCAATTACCTTAACTATTCCGTGATTTTTTGCCATTGTGATGGTAAACAATTCACTTTTTCTTTCCTGTTCCGGTTTTGCCATTGAAAATTATCAGAGCATTTACCCTCCTACATTGTACATTTCTAAATAATTACAGGCATCCCGGATTTATCATGATCCGCTTAATGGAATTACAATACATAAAGATGAAACTCCGGAAGAATCATTGAGGTTGTTGGATCAGCCGGTAAAGATATTTGAGAGTAAGCAAAGACCCGGTTATGAATATACTTTAAAGTAAATCACCCTCCTAATGATGAGAGGGTGACTTGTACTCATGCATAAAATTGATCTTAAGGCATTCTAAGGATTGCCTTTAATATATTTCCTATTTTTTTTATTATATACTTCATGTTTTTTAATAACATCCAAAAAGCAACACCGAGCTTTTCTGGTTCTGTTACGGAATTTGTAATAAACGCGCAATATCCAAAACTCATCAGATTATACAGTATTGCCTGTTATTCTGCCTTTGGCTACGCAACTATCTAAAACAAATATCGATAAAGCTTTTTCTGATTAAAAGGTCTATATCTGACCGATAATGGTTAAATTTCGGCAACTTAAATAGCTGCAACTATACCTGATTACCCTACCATGCCTGCAAACACAATTAACATCATCCGTATAACCATTCTGCTCATGTTTGTTTTTATTAACAGCTTTGCGCAAAGGAATCCTGATACTTTAGCATATGAACGATTACAATATGTCCAGAATTTAAAAAATTATATTGCCAAAAAAGCCTGGAAAGACTTTGACAATAACCGGGTAACACAGGTATATTTTACCGACTCGTCAAGTTATTTTTTTAATGCTGATACCAGGATTTTGCAGAAAGTGAAACAAAAGACCCGTCCGCTTAAAGGAATCGATATGTTTAAGACCCAACGTATCGATGAAAACCCGTTTCACATGGAAACTGCTGTAGAATTTACCGATAGTACAGCATTGTATTTTCAGAAACCTGTTGTGATGTTCAGCGACTTTGACACGGCTAAAGAAAAAGCAGGTGACCTGCAAAGCCTCCAGCAATGGGCATCCATGGTGGTTCACGAGCTTTTCCACGGATATCAGCTGCAGCATATCCCTACGCTGCAATACAGTAATCAGGTCATCCATTTACGCAGCAGTCAATTGCAGAAATTATATGTGGAGCAAAAATGGTTTGCAGAAAGTATACAGCTTGAAAATAATCTGCTGATTTCTTTATTAAAGGTAAAATCCGGAAAAAAACTGCGAAAAGGACTGGAACAGTACCTATCCCTCCGCGATGCGAGACAGAAAAAAGCAGAGTCTATTCTGAATGATTTCAGTATCCATGAGAACTTTTATGAGAAAATTGAAGGCAGCGCAAAGTACGTTGAACTGGCTTTACTCGAACACTACAAATATTTTCCTGAAAATACATACCTGCTAACAAACGATCCTGCCTATAAAAAGAATGCCTATCAGAACTTTAACCTTGAGGAAGAACCCTGGCAATACCAGACTGAGGGGATCAATTACTTTTATTCCACAGGATATAATCTATTCCGGATCCTGGATAAACTGAAAGTTGGCTATCAAACCAATTTCTTCAATACCCATGATACGCCGTACGGAATATTAAAAGCATACCTGAAAAGTAAAACCCAGCTTAAAAAACATTCAATATAAAACTGTCTGAAATAAAAACTGATCTGTTGAAGCGTATAAAGTGCCTCATACATTTAAATATCCTCTAAAGACCCTATCAGATTCACATAGTTCAGATTCAAACTATTTATCATAGTTTTACGCCATGAAAATTAGTCCACAAGAGCAGTTGTACAAAGTTTCAAGATTGATAGAGACGATGCGCGATATCAGAAAAGTGGTGCGTACACAGTTCATGAAGAAAATGAAGGATCATGATCTTGACCTGACCATTGAAATGCTGGAAGTATTGCATATCCTCTGGAACCAGGATAACGTCAACCAACAGGAAATCGTAGATAAGACCAACCGGAATAAAGCCAGCATCACCTCTCTCATCAGTAATATGACCGCCCGTGGCCTTGTGCAAAGAAATCCCGATCCGCTGGACAGGAGGAACAGGCTGATTTCGCTGACACCGGAAGGTGAACGCTACCAGCAAAAGCTGATTCCCCTGCTGGAAGAAGTCTACGCACCCTTACTGTCCGCAGATATGATCCGGGAGATTGAGCATACAACAAATCAGCTTCAGAATATCCTCCAAACGATCAGCGAATGAGCTGTTGCGGATCAGGGATGTTATTTTAATATCAGCACCGGCCGGCTGACATGCTGGTATAGTGCCTCTGAAATGCTGCGATTGGCCATATGATAAAGAAAGCTGTGCTCTCCCGGTAAAGCAATGATGAGATCCGTTCCATGGTACGCTGCAAAAGAAAGTATTCCCTTTACGATTTCTTTACCGAAAGAATAATGAATGCTGAAAGGTATATTTTTCAGATAACCGTGCACGTAATCTTCCCAAACCTCTTTATTCTGATCCCTCACATCCTTATTCCCTTTCGTATCTATATAAAGCAGCATGAGATGATGGTTCTTATTCTTCAAAAATGACTTATAATCCGAAAGCCTCTCCAGGTGATCCGCGCGGCTGATATCACATGGAATAAGGACATTGACTACATCTTTAAAATGATAGCCGGCGGGAACAATCAGTGTTTTAACCCGGCTTATCCTTCCGATGCTTATGATGTTTTCTGAAACAGTACTGTCATTACTGCCTGCCTGACCTTCACTTCCTAAGATGATTAGTTCTACGGTAGGATCTGCTTTCAGACGGGTATTAATGCTGCGCAGCAGGGTAAGCTGACTGGTAAACCTGGATACGGTATGGCTAAAACCTGTTGTTTTAATCAGGTGGTCCAGCCGGTCAAACAATGCTTCCGTATGTTCACGGGCGCTATTCACGGTTTCTTCGTTCACAATCGTATAGCCCTCTGAAATATTGATGTAGTCAAATATGGAATCATATGTTTTCATGAGGATGATATGATCGTAGCCATATTTTTCAGCCCATTCCGCGGCAAATAATACTGCATTTTCGGTTGTCGCCGTTGAATCAACCGGTACCAATATTGTTTTCATAACTGATGTATTTTCTTCGCCTTCAACAAGTTAGATGTCAGAATGATGCACAAGGATCGTATTCAGTGTTGCATTTTAAGAGATCAATATCTGTGTTACAGCACTAACAAATATACATGAATTAGTTTAAATTCAAACTAATTTTAATGGACTTTAGTCTGAGAAAAATTAGGTTTCACAGCACTCTATGGTCAAATCAATTATGCCAGGCAACAGAACTGATGGCTATGCTTTATCTGCCAAAAAACTTTTTTTAAGTATTTGAATAGATCCCCGTTCTTTCCCATGAATTTTATCAATCACAACCCTTTATCGTTGCTACTGATACCGGAAATTTTAAAATTATTTTACCTCAGGTCTGGAAGATACAAATGTACGATCAATCTTCCCTGGTAACTTTCACATCCGTAAAATGGCCTGATGTACCAGGGCCGATCCATAACCCGATGCTTCCCCGAAGATCTTTGCCCTGCTTCAGGTCATTGACGATCAGCGTTGGCTGGGATGCCCCATTGACATACAGCCTGGCCGTTTCATCCTTTACCACAATTTTTACTTTGATCCATTCCGCAGGCAGTATATCCACATAGGACTCATACATTCCCGGTGTTTCCTTTCTTAATTTCTCCCAGGGATATCCCGGGATAGAAATATACTGGCTGGAATGGTTTCTGCGCAGCTGATCATCCGCACGGCCATTGGTAGGACGTAAATAGAACACCTCCATTTTAGAGGCATCTGAAGCGGCCCTGAATGCAATCCCAACAAACCCGCGGGCGGTTGACCCGGCACTGGCAAGCGGCTGCCCGGAGACCATAGCTTCAATGGTACCGTTATGGAAGTCAATATCTTTTAAAATCGCTACGGTTTTGTCTCCGTCAGCCTGACCTTTTATTTCCAGGGCCAAGGCACTTTTGCCCTTATAAAAGGTTTTTTCGGCGGTTACCTGAAACGGGAGTAGGTCGGTCGGGAGTATGGTTCGGTTCTGTGCTCTGCAGCTGAAGCCAGATACCAGGCTTAACAGGAATATAAACAGCAAATTTTTAGTCATGACGGAGATAGAATTTTGATGCCTCTAAAATAAAAAAATAAAACGGTCAAAAACACATTATTCATTCACATGACATGATCCCATCTTTTATGATCCCTTTTATAAATGATTCTATCTGCTGATCTATTTTTAAGTTTTGACTCATACAGGACAAATTTTCCCTCAGCAAGTATTACCGTTCATAAGAGAGGGAATTTATATATTAGATTTTCTTAAACAGTCTTTCAATCACTTTTTATTGTTCCTGATATTATATCCGGCACACACCTTTTCACGCTTCTTAAATTAATTTGTTATCTTGGAGATTAATTTCCCAAAATGAATATTCTCTTAGTAGAAGATGACGAAAGAATAAGCAAGTTCCTCCTGAAGGGACTGGGCGAAGCCGGGCATCAGGTGAGCCTTGCCGAAAGCGGTGAATCTGCCCGAGAGATGATCGGTTCCTATGATTTTGATGTAATTCTGATGGATATAATGCTTCCCGGCCTAGACGGCGTACAGCTGACGCAGCTGATCCGGTTTAAGGAAATCCACATTCCGATCCTCGTATTAAGCGCACTGAACAGCCCTGATGACAAAGTAAAAATGCTGGATATGGGCGCCGATGATTACCTTACCAAGCCTTTTCATTTTGATGAGCTGCTTTCCCGGATCAATGCCCTGACCCGGCGCAACCGGCTGTCATACCAGAAAAGCTCGGAACTGCTGCATTGCCGGAATATCACCATCAACAAAGACCTCCACACTGTTACTCAGGATGCCCGGCCGGTAAACCTATCGCCGACGGAATACAAACTCCTGCTGTTCCTGCTGGAAAATAAGAACAAAGTGCTGAGCCGGACCCAGATCCTGAACGGCGTGTGGGGCATCAATTTCGACAGTACCACCAACGTCGTGGATGTGTATGTATCGTATCTCAGAAATAAAATCGATGAATCCCAGGGACAGATTATTTATACCGTAAAAGGAGCCGGATACCTGATCAAAGAGTGACTATGACCTTAAGAAACCGTTTTACCGCCATTTCCAGCCTGTCGTTCGGCGTTGTTTCGATCATTACGTTTGTGGTGATCTTTATCGCCTATTATGACAGTACCAAGATTTCCTATTTTGACCGGCTGAAAAATACAGCGCTGATCTCGGCCATTTACTACCTTGAGAAGGACGAGCTTCCCAAACCCATGCATTCCCAGATCAAAAAGGAGTACAACCACCTGATCCAGAACCGGCAGGTAGCCGTGTACAACCAGAACAATGCAGTCACCTTCGGGATGAACCTTGACG is part of the Chryseobacterium camelliae genome and encodes:
- a CDS encoding efflux RND transporter periplasmic adaptor subunit, with product MKTYLYSTFILSALLLGSCSKEKKSAHNNDAPVSVTVSRTSMGGEGSSFTASGKLVAKNSVNVSTRMMGYITSMKAEVGQNVTAGQLLVSINATDIQAKGGQAGAQISQAQASYNIARKDYERFQNLYRSQSASQKELDDMRARYEMAQAGLQAAQQMKNEVSAQYRYANITAPISGTITAKFAEQGDMASPGMPLLTIESPSLLQAQVLVSEQDITTISNGMPVDVTLKSMNRTVSGSVSEISKSAAGTGGQYRVKITIHNASGLLPGMFVNVQFPVKTSGKISHSFEESMMIPRAALVKNGQLTGVYVVSSQNTAVLRWLKTGKTIGEQVEVLSGLSPEESYIVSSTGKLYNGAKVQVK
- a CDS encoding TolC family protein, which produces MRKIALLVLVFTAYTEIFSQEIVSIARADLETKATDHNLQVKMARKEAELARAELLGTRSVYLPDVNASYTFSNTNNPLYAFGTKLNQERITMTDFDPDHLNSPESISNFATKIEVRQPIINMDAVYLKKAGQVKAEVLNIKTERTKEYVQFELRKSYMMLQLAYKMLETLEDARQTTIANKKVIDNYYRNGMIQKSEVLYMDVRISEIDSQIQTAKSNIRNASDYLYFLLDEDPGNRILKPAEALEYTEYITDSGMKLNQNRKDLQAYQKSLEAYDWLIKSSKAKFLPRLNAFGSFEMYDHKIARFNANGYLAGIQLSWNVFDGLKSRSEQEKYKAERSRAQTEIEQYIKKGQLELNKAGRQIEDAASKINFTKQAWEQSKEAYRIRKNRYDQGLEKSAHLLSAETLMSQKELEYQQAVFEYNVAGEYEKFLTK
- a CDS encoding rhodanese-like domain-containing protein is translated as MLDAIKNLFGMDKTDYAALLKEGAVILDVRSKSEYDGGHIKNSVNIPVDQLQGNLSKLKDKNKPVITCCASGIRSASAKSILQNNGYKNVYNGGGWTSLNNKM
- a CDS encoding Crp/Fnr family transcriptional regulator; translated protein: MNIHEILDPELKKEIAESRDLKLFPAGTVILDIDSYVNYIPLVMSGSVKVVRTEEDGREILLYYLIPGESCISSILSGLTQGTSKIKAVVEEDAEILMLSLVKAKEWLTKYPEWSVFVFELYHKRFEDLVMMVNSIAFQKVDTRILNLLNQKSKLYKSKELHVTHQQLADELGITREAVSRVLKLIESEGKIKLSRNKISLL
- a CDS encoding MarR family winged helix-turn-helix transcriptional regulator, yielding MKISPQEQLYKVSRLIETMRDIRKVVRTQFMKKMKDHDLDLTIEMLEVLHILWNQDNVNQQEIVDKTNRNKASITSLISNMTARGLVQRNPDPLDRRNRLISLTPEGERYQQKLIPLLEEVYAPLLSADMIREIEHTTNQLQNILQTISE
- a CDS encoding universal stress protein; translated protein: MKTILVPVDSTATTENAVLFAAEWAEKYGYDHIILMKTYDSIFDYINISEGYTIVNEETVNSAREHTEALFDRLDHLIKTTGFSHTVSRFTSQLTLLRSINTRLKADPTVELIILGSEGQAGSNDSTVSENIISIGRISRVKTLIVPAGYHFKDVVNVLIPCDISRADHLERLSDYKSFLKNKNHHLMLLYIDTKGNKDVRDQNKEVWEDYVHGYLKNIPFSIHYSFGKEIVKGILSFAAYHGTDLIIALPGEHSFLYHMANRSISEALYQHVSRPVLILK
- a CDS encoding response regulator transcription factor, with the protein product MNILLVEDDERISKFLLKGLGEAGHQVSLAESGESAREMIGSYDFDVILMDIMLPGLDGVQLTQLIRFKEIHIPILVLSALNSPDDKVKMLDMGADDYLTKPFHFDELLSRINALTRRNRLSYQKSSELLHCRNITINKDLHTVTQDARPVNLSPTEYKLLLFLLENKNKVLSRTQILNGVWGINFDSTTNVVDVYVSYLRNKIDESQGQIIYTVKGAGYLIKE